A part of Paenibacillus sp. IHBB 10380 genomic DNA contains:
- a CDS encoding immunity 53 family protein, whose amino-acid sequence MSNLKWLEDWYESYCDDEWEHTHSLKIESIDTPGWRVTIPLLETELEDKPLQEIIIDRDDNDWVRCWIKDGYFEGAGGLRNLEEMIQIFKEWAEG is encoded by the coding sequence ATGAGTAACTTGAAATGGCTAGAAGATTGGTATGAAAGTTATTGTGATGATGAATGGGAGCACACACATAGTTTGAAGATCGAATCGATAGATACGCCTGGATGGAGAGTAACCATTCCTTTACTTGAAACTGAACTAGAAGATAAACCATTACAAGAAATTATAATAGATCGAGATGATAATGATTGGGTGAGGTGCTGGATCAAGGATGGATATTTTGAAGGAGCCGGTGGATTACGGAATTTAGAAGAAATGATCCAGATTTTTAAGGAATGGGCGGAAGGATAG
- a CDS encoding methyl-accepting chemotaxis protein has product MWLKRLKKWSDSLKLKFTVFLLLLTVIPLVLVASILTILFTGNVEKELKAQQMVIASSNAEKLNSFLGKKIQSVESMLSSYRSKFLHSDTEEIVQLLKVMKAMSPDVLSYTYSPESGQSTADTYAKLDISNFDNFKRIKEEKKVGISDILQDGKTGKNIIIIDIPILGETNDFRGLIQAIVSPGNILEDLNRNKMGETSSAFLLSKDGKYLAHQSEERIGKDINEYENDKTIKAYTEEILKQEQGNVVFEVKEGTSKLASYAKVDLTGWRVVVSGNESDLLSSVEQTKKMGFFVIILCSLGVALLSYIVSGSMLRPIYAMTNLMKKVADGDLTERLKAKGNDELQQLKRNINAMLDSFSLTLNKLAEAIQHTASSSEQLTAIALNSASTSENTVNSVERIKNGAQEQYKGSEQSAKAMEEMALGIQEIAESSSIVNERTQEVHQQVTQGEAVVQEAVRQITNVNVAVEKSASMIQAMEAKSSEINQIVNFISEIATQTNLLSLNAAIEAARAGEHGRGFAIVAEEVKKLAEQTTKATVNIDGILTEIQNATSDTSKSISKGIEEVGKSVSQIEQVGDIFRSIVQEVDGVSTQIEGMSAATEQLSAGTEEVSASMNDIVGIARGSLEELKTITKSTSEQHQSMEEISTASESLSQMAMELQEMVSKFKVN; this is encoded by the coding sequence ATGTGGTTAAAACGATTGAAAAAATGGTCGGATTCTTTAAAGCTTAAATTTACGGTATTTCTCCTGTTGCTTACGGTTATACCCCTTGTGTTAGTTGCGTCGATTCTAACCATTTTGTTTACAGGTAATGTTGAAAAGGAACTTAAAGCACAGCAAATGGTTATAGCATCTTCGAATGCGGAGAAGTTGAACTCATTTTTAGGGAAAAAAATTCAATCCGTAGAAAGCATGTTGAGTAGTTATCGGTCAAAATTTTTACATAGTGATACGGAGGAAATCGTTCAACTTCTGAAAGTGATGAAGGCAATGAGTCCCGATGTACTCTCCTATACGTATTCTCCTGAATCTGGTCAATCCACAGCGGATACGTATGCCAAGCTTGATATTTCTAATTTTGATAATTTCAAGCGAATAAAGGAGGAGAAGAAGGTAGGAATATCAGATATTCTACAGGACGGGAAAACGGGTAAAAATATTATCATTATCGATATCCCGATTCTTGGTGAAACTAATGATTTTCGTGGATTAATTCAGGCGATTGTTAGTCCTGGAAATATATTAGAGGATTTAAATAGAAACAAAATGGGGGAGACTAGTTCTGCTTTCTTGCTCTCAAAAGATGGTAAATATCTAGCACACCAGTCCGAAGAGAGAATTGGCAAGGATATCAATGAATATGAGAATGACAAAACCATTAAAGCGTATACCGAGGAAATTTTGAAACAGGAACAGGGGAATGTAGTCTTTGAAGTAAAAGAGGGTACATCCAAACTAGCTTCCTATGCCAAAGTCGATTTAACGGGATGGAGAGTAGTTGTCTCGGGAAATGAAAGTGATTTATTAAGTAGCGTTGAACAAACGAAAAAAATGGGTTTTTTCGTCATCATCCTATGCTCCTTGGGAGTGGCCTTATTATCTTATATCGTATCGGGTTCTATGCTTCGCCCGATCTATGCGATGACGAACCTCATGAAAAAGGTAGCAGACGGAGATTTGACTGAACGACTGAAAGCCAAAGGCAACGATGAATTGCAACAGTTGAAACGTAATATCAATGCGATGTTAGATTCGTTTAGTCTCACACTAAATAAACTGGCAGAGGCTATACAACATACAGCTTCCTCTTCTGAACAATTGACTGCTATCGCGTTGAACTCGGCTAGTACATCTGAGAATACCGTGAATTCGGTGGAACGGATTAAGAATGGTGCTCAAGAACAGTATAAGGGGTCTGAGCAATCCGCTAAAGCAATGGAGGAAATGGCTTTGGGGATTCAGGAGATCGCTGAATCGTCAAGCATCGTAAACGAGAGAACTCAAGAAGTACATCAGCAAGTTACGCAAGGAGAGGCTGTTGTACAAGAAGCAGTTCGCCAAATCACAAATGTTAACGTGGCAGTGGAAAAGTCCGCTTCTATGATTCAAGCAATGGAAGCGAAATCATCTGAAATTAACCAGATTGTCAATTTTATCTCAGAGATAGCGACACAAACGAATTTACTGTCCTTGAATGCTGCAATTGAAGCGGCACGTGCGGGTGAACATGGAAGAGGGTTCGCTATCGTTGCAGAAGAAGTGAAAAAACTGGCTGAACAGACGACGAAGGCAACAGTGAACATAGACGGAATATTGACAGAAATCCAAAACGCAACTTCAGACACTTCTAAATCCATATCGAAGGGAATCGAAGAAGTTGGCAAAAGTGTGAGCCAGATTGAACAAGTAGGAGATATATTCAGATCTATTGTACAAGAGGTAGACGGAGTATCGACTCAAATTGAAGGCATGTCTGCCGCTACAGAGCAATTATCCGCAGGCACGGAGGAAGTATCGGCATCTATGAATGATATCGTGGGTATTGCTCGAGGTTCATTAGAGGAATTGAAAACAATAACCAAATCTACATCGGAACAACATCAATCCATGGAGGAAATTTCCACTGCATCGGAGTCTTTAAGTCAAATGGCTATGGAACTACAGGAAATGGTATCGAAATTTAAAGTGAATTAA
- a CDS encoding SDR family oxidoreductase, which yields MIPIYPYYGQETQCKQVPITFPPQHQDKQPGLEYKMNPLPISDNPGYKGSGKLAGKVAIITGGDSGIGRAVAIGFAKEGADVAIVYLYERQDADATRQMVEKYGRRCLLIEGDLRHPDFSTEVVQRTLKTYGKLNILVLNQAVQFPQKSIMDITNEQLENTYRTNIFPHFYMTKAALPHLCPGSTIISTASVTAYAGAPLLVDYSSTKGAIVSFTRSLSLQLIDRGIRVNAVAPGPIWTPLIVSSYSAEYVKTFGLETPMKRAGQPFELAPSYIYLASDDSSFVTGQVIHVNGGIMTET from the coding sequence ATGATTCCGATTTATCCTTACTATGGTCAAGAGACCCAATGCAAACAGGTACCTATTACTTTTCCGCCCCAGCATCAAGACAAACAACCTGGCTTAGAATATAAAATGAATCCTCTTCCAATATCCGATAATCCTGGATATAAAGGAAGCGGGAAATTGGCCGGAAAAGTAGCTATCATTACAGGAGGGGACAGCGGAATTGGCCGTGCCGTCGCCATTGGATTCGCCAAAGAGGGTGCGGATGTAGCCATTGTCTATTTATACGAACGCCAAGATGCGGATGCGACTCGGCAGATGGTAGAAAAATACGGGCGTCGTTGTCTACTGATTGAAGGCGATCTACGACATCCAGATTTCTCTACCGAAGTAGTCCAAAGAACGTTAAAAACTTATGGGAAACTGAACATCTTAGTGCTCAATCAAGCTGTTCAGTTTCCTCAGAAGAGCATCATGGACATCACGAACGAACAGCTGGAAAATACTTACCGTACGAATATCTTTCCTCATTTTTATATGACCAAAGCCGCACTTCCTCATCTTTGTCCAGGCAGTACCATCATCAGTACGGCATCCGTAACCGCCTATGCAGGGGCTCCGCTTCTGGTCGATTATTCATCAACGAAAGGAGCCATAGTCTCGTTCACACGCTCCTTATCACTTCAATTAATAGATCGAGGAATACGGGTCAATGCCGTGGCACCGGGTCCAATATGGACACCGCTGATCGTATCTAGTTATTCAGCCGAATATGTAAAGACCTTTGGTTTAGAGACACCAATGAAGCGTGCAGGTCAGCCATTTGAGCTCGCCCCTTCATACATTTATTTGGCATCTGACGATTCGTCATTCGTTACAGGTCAGGTAATACATGTTAATGGCGGCATCATGACAGAGACCTGA
- a CDS encoding YhbD family protein — protein sequence MEKDLISKKELLDLTGISYGQLYRWKRKKLIPEEWFIRKSTFTGQETFFPKQRILARVHNIINMKDDLSLDELAGKLSDVTAINTATLTAEEIIGRNIVSLLTMEKFGELPSKEGEYTFDQLVHLYTVDHLLSRGELSLEEAALLFQTLTEKATKFEGKSWDLFFVRKMGVTFFMLALSPAELVFDEGVRLITKLSLGDLLEQLKGKLT from the coding sequence GTGGAAAAGGATTTGATTTCGAAGAAGGAGTTATTGGATTTAACCGGTATTTCGTATGGACAATTGTATCGTTGGAAGCGAAAGAAGCTTATTCCAGAGGAATGGTTTATCCGCAAATCAACATTCACAGGACAGGAGACCTTTTTTCCTAAACAAAGAATTCTAGCTCGTGTCCATAACATAATAAATATGAAGGATGATCTTTCTTTAGATGAATTGGCGGGAAAGTTATCTGATGTTACCGCTATAAACACTGCTACTTTAACAGCGGAGGAGATTATAGGTCGTAACATTGTTTCGTTGTTGACCATGGAAAAGTTTGGAGAGCTGCCTAGCAAAGAAGGAGAATATACCTTTGATCAGCTTGTGCATTTATATACTGTTGACCACCTGCTTAGTAGAGGGGAATTGAGTCTGGAAGAGGCAGCACTACTGTTTCAAACGCTGACAGAGAAGGCTACAAAGTTTGAGGGGAAGAGCTGGGACCTCTTTTTCGTCCGCAAAATGGGGGTTACTTTCTTCATGTTGGCACTTTCACCAGCTGAATTAGTATTTGACGAAGGTGTTCGACTTATAACGAAGCTAAGTCTTGGAGATTTGTTAGAACAATTAAAAGGTAAGCTTACTTAA
- a CDS encoding FAD-dependent monooxygenase has product MKVIVIGAGIGGLSVALALRKIGIQAAVFEKRSEVSLGGAALGIGTNAVRALQLLGVGDEVLQAGKLLQSLQIMTDIGKQLSLTETSPISRKYGPDNVTINRAMLQNILVNAMGPKQPVQCGKTCTRFEQHASGVTVWFEDGSKEEGDLLIAADGIGSFIRRELLPKAIPQYAGYTCWRSIVQVDHKLIGYESNVFTESWGINGRFGIVPLANDQIYWFACLNAIEADPKFASFTVGDLERRFHGYHKPIPQLLELSQNEQLLHHDIMYLPPISRYSFGRIVLLGDAAHATTPNMGQGAGQAIEDSVILAGHIKRSPHVNDALECYNHERVQRTGKITKMSNRVGKVAQLDGRMTVSLRNALFPLMPQMLVEQQMDYLYRVKLDGLI; this is encoded by the coding sequence ATGAAGGTAATCGTTATTGGAGCAGGAATTGGTGGATTGAGTGTTGCTCTTGCGCTACGCAAGATTGGCATACAGGCGGCCGTTTTTGAAAAAAGATCAGAAGTATCGTTAGGCGGTGCAGCTCTTGGAATCGGTACAAACGCTGTGCGTGCGTTGCAGTTACTTGGTGTAGGCGACGAAGTACTTCAAGCCGGGAAGCTTCTTCAAAGTTTACAGATCATGACAGATATCGGCAAACAACTAAGTCTTACGGAGACTTCCCCCATAAGTAGAAAATACGGACCTGATAATGTGACCATCAACCGAGCGATGCTTCAAAACATTCTTGTAAATGCGATGGGACCCAAGCAACCCGTACAGTGTGGTAAAACATGTACGCGGTTCGAGCAGCATGCATCCGGCGTTACAGTATGGTTCGAGGACGGATCGAAGGAAGAAGGAGATTTACTAATCGCAGCCGACGGGATTGGTTCCTTCATCCGAAGGGAGCTTCTTCCGAAAGCTATACCGCAGTATGCTGGATACACATGTTGGCGATCCATCGTCCAAGTCGATCATAAGCTGATTGGGTATGAATCCAACGTATTTACGGAGTCATGGGGAATTAACGGACGTTTCGGGATTGTTCCACTGGCCAATGATCAAATTTACTGGTTCGCGTGCCTGAATGCAATTGAAGCAGATCCGAAATTTGCCAGCTTCACGGTTGGAGATTTGGAAAGAAGATTTCACGGATACCATAAGCCGATACCGCAGTTACTAGAGCTTTCTCAGAACGAACAACTCCTTCACCACGATATCATGTACCTTCCACCGATTTCTCGTTATTCATTTGGGCGAATCGTGCTTCTGGGTGACGCCGCACATGCAACAACGCCGAATATGGGGCAAGGAGCAGGACAAGCGATCGAAGATTCCGTCATTTTGGCAGGACACATAAAGCGTTCTCCCCATGTGAACGATGCCTTAGAATGTTATAACCACGAACGTGTCCAGCGTACGGGTAAAATCACTAAAATGTCCAACCGGGTCGGAAAGGTAGCCCAGCTCGATGGGCGAATGACGGTTTCACTCAGAAACGCGCTGTTTCCTTTGATGCCCCAAATGTTGGTGGAGCAACAGATGGACTATCTTTATCGAGTCAAGCTAGATGGGTTAATATAG
- a CDS encoding AAC(3) family N-acetyltransferase — MHTHISLLEQLHHMGINQQGVVLVHSSLKSLGEVEGGADTVLNVLEEYMKDGLLVLPTHTWANINANNPTFYVEESPSCIGILPELFRKRPGVVRSWHPTHSVAALGQDALSFTTGDEHFDTPCARGSAWGKLLDRQATILLLGVDLRRNTFMHGVEEWIDIPGRISDDHENLQTVLGDGTVIEVPSRRHCGQRWSEYFWKVEDVMVGQGAIYFGQLGDAVVRVCDTVKTTELLTQMLRVYPELFSDNEPLTEHMQQLFGQANKDSIQQERG, encoded by the coding sequence ATGCATACGCACATTAGTCTTTTGGAACAACTGCATCACATGGGAATTAATCAACAAGGGGTCGTTCTTGTTCACTCGTCTTTAAAAAGCTTGGGAGAGGTAGAGGGAGGAGCCGATACTGTGCTCAATGTGTTGGAAGAATATATGAAAGATGGGTTACTTGTTCTCCCTACGCATACTTGGGCTAACATCAATGCGAATAATCCAACATTTTATGTTGAAGAATCACCCTCGTGTATCGGCATCCTTCCTGAATTATTTCGTAAGCGACCGGGTGTCGTACGGTCTTGGCATCCAACGCATTCTGTTGCGGCCTTAGGTCAGGATGCATTGTCATTCACAACGGGCGATGAACACTTTGATACGCCATGTGCTAGAGGTTCAGCTTGGGGCAAGTTGTTAGATCGACAAGCGACCATTCTACTTCTTGGTGTGGACTTACGTAGAAATACTTTTATGCACGGGGTAGAGGAATGGATCGATATTCCAGGTAGGATATCTGATGACCATGAGAATCTACAGACGGTTCTAGGCGACGGTACGGTGATTGAAGTGCCATCCCGTAGACATTGTGGACAGCGATGGTCTGAGTATTTCTGGAAGGTCGAGGATGTGATGGTAGGGCAAGGCGCAATATATTTTGGACAATTAGGTGATGCTGTTGTGCGAGTATGTGACACGGTGAAGACGACCGAACTTCTTACGCAAATGCTACGTGTATATCCAGAGTTATTCTCCGACAATGAACCCTTAACTGAGCATATGCAACAGTTATTTGGACAAGCCAATAAAGATAGTATTCAACAGGAAAGAGGATGA